A region from the Candidatus Eremiobacterota bacterium genome encodes:
- a CDS encoding class I SAM-dependent methyltransferase has protein sequence MSFTERFSDRAGDYVSGRPSYPAAVFDALFDGLGDPGDVVVADLGAGTGISSRLLAERGAQVHAVEPNRAMREAAEPHPRVEWIDARAEATGLHEASVDLVTAFQAFHWFDHRQALDEIVRILRPAGRAAVIYNERDEHDPFTAAYGELVRTYQTDATERRRADGLAAFEAFEGWHDKRRSEVRNDHVLDERGLAARAGSTSYLPNTGPQADELYAALRALFERYAVDERVTLVMRTIVVTGDVGADGA, from the coding sequence ATGAGCTTCACCGAGCGGTTCTCGGACCGCGCCGGCGACTACGTCAGCGGACGGCCGTCGTATCCGGCGGCGGTGTTCGACGCGCTGTTCGACGGACTGGGCGATCCCGGCGACGTCGTCGTCGCGGACCTCGGCGCGGGAACCGGGATATCGTCGCGGCTGCTCGCCGAGCGCGGCGCGCAGGTGCACGCGGTCGAGCCCAATCGCGCGATGCGCGAGGCCGCCGAGCCGCATCCGCGCGTGGAATGGATCGACGCGCGTGCGGAAGCGACCGGGTTGCACGAGGCGAGCGTCGACCTGGTGACGGCGTTTCAGGCGTTCCACTGGTTCGACCACCGCCAGGCACTCGACGAGATCGTCCGCATTCTGCGCCCGGCCGGCCGCGCCGCGGTGATCTACAACGAGCGCGACGAGCACGATCCGTTCACCGCGGCGTACGGCGAGCTGGTGCGCACGTACCAGACCGACGCGACGGAGCGGCGCCGTGCGGACGGTTTGGCGGCGTTCGAAGCGTTCGAAGGCTGGCACGACAAACGCCGCAGCGAGGTACGAAACGACCACGTGCTCGACGAAAGAGGCCTCGCCGCGCGCGCCGGCAGCACCTCATACCTGCCGAACACCGGGCCGCAGGCGGACGAGCTCTACGCCGCGCTGCGTGCGTTGTTCGAGCGGTATGCCGTCGACGAGCGGGTTACGCTGGTGATGCGGACGATCGTCGTCACCGGGGACGTCGGGGCGGACGGTGCTTGA
- a CDS encoding ABC transporter ATP-binding protein: protein MIAISGLTKRYKDVLAVDDLALEVPDGSVCGLLGRNGAGKTTAFKCMLGFAKPDAGEARFDGEPLEARTFAKIGYVPERPELYGWMSVAKHLELMRRTQPRYDAERARELVATFRLDLRKAAKRLSKGQQTALALIVALAHNPSILILDEPASGLDPVMQRAVLDLLYDAASNGATILLSSHQIGQIERAADRVAIMRDGRIVVSGVIDDLRAGSKIVEATFDGEIPALDDVTGACRVERAGRTVRVYANGTADAVAAELGRRGGNGVRVLDRTLEEIFLDAVSDGGSR from the coding sequence GTGATCGCCATCAGCGGTTTGACGAAACGCTACAAGGACGTGCTCGCGGTCGACGACCTCGCGCTTGAGGTACCGGACGGCTCCGTCTGCGGACTCCTGGGACGAAACGGCGCCGGAAAGACGACGGCGTTCAAGTGCATGCTCGGCTTCGCGAAGCCCGACGCCGGCGAGGCGCGCTTCGACGGCGAGCCGCTGGAGGCGCGGACGTTCGCCAAGATCGGATACGTGCCGGAGCGGCCGGAGCTGTACGGCTGGATGAGCGTCGCGAAGCACTTGGAGCTGATGCGCCGCACGCAGCCGCGCTACGATGCCGAGCGCGCTCGCGAGCTGGTCGCGACGTTCCGCCTCGACCTGCGCAAAGCGGCAAAGCGGCTCTCGAAAGGCCAGCAGACGGCGCTCGCGCTGATCGTCGCGCTCGCACACAACCCGTCGATCCTGATCCTCGACGAGCCGGCGAGCGGGCTCGATCCGGTGATGCAGCGGGCCGTGCTCGACCTGTTGTACGACGCCGCGTCGAACGGCGCGACGATCCTGCTTTCCTCGCACCAGATCGGTCAGATCGAGCGCGCCGCCGACCGCGTCGCGATCATGCGCGACGGCCGGATCGTGGTGAGCGGCGTCATCGACGACCTGCGCGCCGGCTCGAAGATAGTCGAAGCCACCTTCGACGGCGAAATTCCCGCGCTCGACGACGTGACCGGCGCATGCCGCGTCGAACGCGCCGGACGGACCGTGCGCGTGTACGCGAACGGCACCGCCGACGCGGTCGCCGCCGAACTCGGGCGGCGCGGCGGCAACGGCGTGCGCGTCCTCGACCGCACCCTTGAAGAGATCTTCCTCGATGCCGTCTCCGACGGAGGTTCCCGCTGA
- a CDS encoding dipeptidase — MLAPHADALIEYVRANRDRYLDELKAWIAVPSISAQPDHAADVRRSAEHAVARMQKAGLADAAVLETGGHPVAYGAWLAAPGAPTVLIYGHHDVQPADPYELWTSPPFEGTVRDGKIYGRGAVDDKGQCLMHLAALEAHLRVNRKLPLNVKVVIEGEEEIGSPNFEPFLARERERLACDVVVVSDTAVFAEDVPSLTTSLRGLVHWEITVHGPVSDLHSGYYGGIVKNPLEALAQILAQLKDAHGRIAVPGFYDGVRELSPHERAGIAALPFDPAKEAHALGVPELSGESTRLPLERMWFRPTLEVNGMYGGYQGAGQKTIIPSFAKAKVSARLVPHQDPAQVKHAVATFVQRVAPKGVRVEVEAHGDVRAVETSRDHPAVAAAARAMELGFGAAPVFIGTGGTIGPVSSFDRILHLPQVLIGVGLPDDSIHAPNEKFDLSQLFGGIETMTYLYDELATALRKTPANPAEQR; from the coding sequence ATGCTCGCTCCCCACGCCGATGCCCTGATCGAATACGTCCGCGCCAACCGCGACCGCTACCTCGACGAGCTGAAGGCTTGGATCGCGGTGCCGTCGATCTCGGCGCAGCCCGACCACGCCGCCGACGTGCGCCGCTCCGCCGAGCACGCCGTCGCGCGCATGCAGAAGGCCGGGCTCGCCGACGCGGCAGTGCTGGAAACCGGCGGTCATCCGGTCGCGTACGGCGCGTGGCTGGCGGCGCCCGGCGCGCCGACCGTGCTGATCTACGGCCACCACGACGTGCAGCCGGCCGATCCGTACGAGCTGTGGACCTCGCCGCCGTTCGAAGGAACGGTACGCGACGGGAAAATCTACGGGCGCGGCGCGGTCGACGACAAGGGCCAGTGCCTGATGCACCTCGCGGCGCTGGAAGCGCACCTGCGCGTGAACCGCAAGCTTCCGCTCAACGTCAAAGTCGTGATCGAAGGCGAGGAGGAGATCGGCTCGCCGAACTTCGAGCCGTTCCTCGCGCGCGAGCGCGAGCGGCTGGCGTGCGACGTCGTCGTCGTCTCGGACACGGCCGTGTTCGCCGAGGACGTTCCGTCGCTGACGACCTCGCTGCGCGGCCTGGTGCACTGGGAGATCACCGTGCACGGTCCGGTGAGCGACCTGCACTCCGGCTACTACGGCGGGATCGTGAAGAACCCGCTCGAGGCGCTCGCGCAGATCCTCGCGCAGCTCAAGGACGCCCACGGGCGGATCGCCGTCCCCGGCTTCTACGACGGCGTGCGCGAGCTCTCGCCGCACGAGCGCGCCGGCATCGCGGCGCTGCCGTTCGACCCGGCGAAAGAGGCGCACGCGCTCGGCGTACCCGAGCTGAGCGGCGAAAGCACGCGGCTGCCGCTCGAGCGTATGTGGTTTCGGCCCACGCTCGAGGTGAACGGCATGTACGGCGGCTATCAGGGCGCCGGCCAGAAGACGATCATCCCTTCGTTCGCCAAAGCGAAAGTCTCGGCGCGCTTGGTGCCGCACCAGGATCCCGCGCAGGTGAAGCACGCGGTCGCGACGTTCGTGCAGCGCGTCGCGCCGAAAGGCGTGCGGGTCGAGGTCGAGGCGCACGGGGACGTCCGCGCGGTGGAGACCTCGCGGGATCACCCCGCCGTCGCGGCGGCGGCGCGCGCGATGGAGCTCGGCTTCGGCGCAGCGCCGGTGTTCATCGGAACGGGCGGGACGATCGGCCCCGTCTCGTCGTTCGACCGCATTTTGCACTTGCCGCAGGTGCTGATCGGAGTCGGCCTCCCCGACGACTCGATCCACGCGCCGAACGAGAAGTTCGACCTGAGCCAGCTCTTCGGCGGAATTGAAACGATGACGTATCTCTACGACGAGCTCGCGACCGCGTTGCGCAAGACGCCGGCGAACCCCGCCGAGCAGCGATGA
- a CDS encoding Uma2 family endonuclease produces MIAHGDVRRITADEYNMMAEIGIFDANERVELIDGVLISYAPPQGPEHAGLLWNCVELIRKRLQGKTAFWSQMPLVLCDDTVLEPDLALLVAKDTYRRELPRASDVHAIIEVAWSSLSSDRTRKLRVYAEAGITEYWVADVRKERIEIYRDPRGAEYESYRVAQGADSVSFAAFPDAVFSVDELLR; encoded by the coding sequence ATGATAGCGCACGGAGACGTCCGCCGCATCACGGCAGACGAGTACAATATGATGGCCGAAATCGGCATCTTCGACGCGAACGAACGAGTCGAGCTCATCGACGGCGTCTTGATAAGCTACGCTCCGCCGCAGGGGCCGGAACACGCGGGGTTGCTCTGGAATTGCGTGGAACTCATCAGAAAGCGGCTTCAGGGCAAGACGGCATTTTGGAGCCAGATGCCGTTGGTGCTTTGTGACGACACGGTTCTCGAGCCGGACCTCGCGCTTTTGGTCGCAAAGGACACCTATCGGCGCGAGCTGCCTCGCGCATCGGACGTCCACGCGATCATCGAGGTGGCCTGGTCGTCGCTTTCCTCCGATCGCACTCGGAAGCTGCGCGTCTATGCGGAAGCCGGCATTACCGAATACTGGGTTGCCGACGTCCGTAAGGAGAGGATTGAAATCTATCGAGATCCGCGCGGTGCAGAATATGAGTCGTACCGGGTGGCGCAGGGTGCGGACAGCGTTTCGTTCGCGGCGTTTCCCGACGCCGTCTTTTCCGTCGACGAGCTGCTCCGCTGA
- a CDS encoding GntR family transcriptional regulator, protein MPAFFSVDPYGGAPLYLQLSEQIKRAIALGALAPGERLPTVKGLAHDLKLNPNTVARVYRELEREGVIATAPGRGSFVSENGALGDARRVALDVATRGMDDAVREARSLGITHDEIRTIADASIARSYPEEKK, encoded by the coding sequence TTGCCCGCCTTTTTCTCGGTCGATCCGTATGGCGGAGCGCCGCTCTACCTCCAGCTTTCCGAGCAGATCAAGCGCGCGATCGCGCTCGGCGCGCTCGCGCCAGGCGAGCGCCTGCCGACCGTGAAGGGCCTCGCGCACGATCTCAAGCTCAACCCGAACACCGTCGCTCGTGTCTATCGCGAGCTGGAGCGCGAAGGCGTCATCGCCACCGCGCCCGGACGCGGCTCGTTCGTGAGCGAGAACGGAGCGCTGGGCGACGCGCGCCGGGTGGCGCTCGACGTCGCGACGCGCGGCATGGACGATGCCGTGCGCGAGGCGCGCTCGCTCGGCATCACTCACGACGAGATTCGCACGATCGCCGACGCGTCGATCGCCCGCAGCTATCCGGAGGAGAAGAAGTGA
- a CDS encoding Uma2 family endonuclease has protein sequence MDTTRKPPDACGEVESMSDMASTTEASERLITVEEFDRMWERGNIKPDDRVELIEGRIVRREPMNAPHASIVARTMARLVHGLGDHVTIWTQLPFVASEHSKPFPDFALVKNRDDYYAGGLPVPHDVVAVVEVSDTRLRFDRGEKLRLYARVGIREYWIVNVKKKETELYRDQHELGYAARTVATKGENVAFTAFPDVLFSVDELVG, from the coding sequence ATGGACACAACTCGGAAACCTCCCGATGCTTGCGGTGAGGTGGAATCGATGAGTGACATGGCAAGCACCACAGAAGCTTCGGAACGTCTCATCACGGTCGAAGAGTTCGACCGGATGTGGGAGCGCGGGAACATCAAGCCGGACGACCGGGTCGAGCTCATCGAAGGTCGGATCGTCCGCCGAGAGCCCATGAACGCCCCGCACGCGTCGATCGTGGCCCGCACGATGGCGCGGCTCGTGCACGGGCTGGGCGACCACGTGACGATATGGACGCAGCTCCCGTTCGTCGCGTCGGAGCACTCGAAGCCTTTCCCGGATTTCGCCCTGGTGAAGAACCGGGACGACTACTACGCTGGAGGACTGCCCGTCCCCCACGACGTCGTCGCCGTCGTCGAAGTCAGCGACACGAGACTCCGGTTCGACCGCGGCGAGAAGCTACGGCTCTACGCCAGGGTAGGGATCCGGGAATACTGGATCGTCAACGTCAAAAAGAAGGAGACCGAGCTCTACCGCGACCAGCACGAGCTCGGTTACGCCGCACGAACCGTCGCGACGAAGGGCGAAAACGTCGCGTTCACGGCGTTTCCGGACGTGTTGTTCTCCGTCGACGAGCTGGTCGGCTGA